One Panulirus ornatus isolate Po-2019 chromosome 16, ASM3632096v1, whole genome shotgun sequence genomic window carries:
- the LOC139754068 gene encoding uncharacterized protein isoform X2, with translation MIVISKSYKKSLVCRERCHRLPARLLAELTHEYYNTHIPTCTVPPTSLNNNNEIVTDDELMTSQTEYQDRVQEPDWLDINRMLMQTAVTACAEDCLVMQQLQQVTHLATAGDFVVVVSHSREKNVSIIRIVGKTGQECCMLCINDRILKVCVMEMPETPSILAVCVNKDLRCYMVGPQLNSLTPLTVSPELSVDSRLCCDGYTMVVSQMVDEHHLSIYRASLLTEQGHVELCHEGRIKTSSPPVYWDLWNGFVTTVVSAGHVVSYTLSGNLVAESPLYKDLRYPNPTLLARGLIFASTITSRTLLFYWHMDRGRDYWLVGESVLTSWVQRGPQAVGNTSCIRKSQVKVENDYITPTEGSISDEASKNNLAYSEPASSCIVTLAKVRVGATMLLEVTVINYRRGLVFCGTSQGHLLLYKILTDDKASDLKINWAVMESYVPSLCLSVTSRPVSRLAAYFRNSDIVVAISDREGNCFVLSLPNIHFASEE, from the exons ATGATAGTTATAAGTAAAAGCTATAAAAAATCCCT AGTATGCCGTGAGAGATGTCACCGCTTACCAGCACGTCTTCTGGCTGAACTAACACATGAGTATTATAACACTCATATCCCCACTTGCACAGTACCTCCAACATCATTAAATAACAACAATGAGATTGTAACTGATG ACGAGTTGATGACATCACAGACTGAGTATCAAGACAGAGTCCAGGAACCTGACTGGTTAGATATTAATAGAATGTTGATGCAGACTGCTGTAACAGCATGTGCAGAAGActgcctggtgatgcagcagttACAACAGGTGACACATCTTGCAACAGCAG GagattttgtggtggtggtgtctcacAGTAGGGAGAAGAACGTAAGTATCATAAGGATAGTTGGAAAGACTGGGCAAGAGTGCTGTATGCTATGCATCAATGACAGAATTCTCAAG GTTTGTGTTATGGAGATGCCAGAAACTCCTTCAATCCTGGCAGTGTGTGTAAATAAAGATTTGAGGTGTTACATGGTGGGGCCACAACTGAACTcactcacaccacttactgtgaGCCCTGAACTCTCTGTTGACTCCAGACTATG CTGTGATGGGTATACCATGGTAGTTTCCCAAATGGTGGATGAACATCATCTCTCCATCTATCGAGCAAGTCTCCTAACTGAACAGGGGCATGTTGAACTTTGTCACGAAGGACGCATCAAGACAAGTTCTCCACCAGTCTACTGGGATCTTTGGAATGGATTT GTGACTACTGTAGTTTCAGCTGGCCATGTTGTCTCATACACCCTGTCAGGGAACCTGGTTGCTGAGTCACCACTGTATAAGGATCTCCGCTACCCCAATCCTACACTGCTAGCCCGAGGTCTTATTTTTGCATCTACCATTACATCTAGAACACTTTTAT TCTATTGGCACATGGATCGTGGACGGGACTATTGGCTGGTGGGTGAGAGTGTCTTGACAAGCTGGGTACAGAGAGGTCCACAGGCAGTTGGTAACACAAGTTGTATTAGAAAAAGTCAAGTCAAAGTTGAAAATGATTATATAACTCCAACAGAAGGAAGCATCAGTGATGAAGCAAGCAAAAATAATCTTGCATATTCTGAG CCAGCTAGCAGTTGCATAGTGACACTAGCAAAGGTGCGGGTAGGAGCAACAATGTTGCTAGAGGTGACTGTAATAAACTACAGGCGAGGCCTTGTCTTCTGTGGTACCAGTCAAG GTCATCTGCTTCTGTACAAGATCTTGACTGACGACAAGGCATCTGATCTAAAGATAAACTGGGCAGTTATGGAGTCTTATGTACCCtctctttgtttgtctgtgaCTTCCCGTCCAGTCTCAAGATTAGCAGCATACTTTCGAAACAGTGACATAGTTGTGGCTATTTCTGACAGGGAAGGAAATTGCTTTGTACTTTCTCTTCCAAATATTCATTTTGCATCAGAAGAATGA
- the LOC139754068 gene encoding uncharacterized protein isoform X3, which yields MCDHSAVCLQDPLEMEQLLPLEIWETILKKLPSPDLLRASTVCRQWRHLARRVCRERCHRLPARLLAELTHEYYNTHIPTCTVPPTSLNNNNEIVTDDELMTSQTEYQDRVQEPDWLDINRMLMQTAVTACAEDCLVMQQLQQVTHLATAGDFVVVVSHSREKNVSIIRIVGKTGQECCMLCINDRILKVCVMEMPETPSILAVCVNKDLRCYMVGPQLNSLTPLTVSPELSVDSRLCCDGYTMVVSQMVDEHHLSIYRASLLTEQGHVELCHEGRIKTSSPPVYWDLWNGFVTTVVSAGHVVSYTLSGNLVAESPLYKDLRYPNPTLLARGLIFASTITSRTLLFYWHMDRGRDYWLVGESVLTSWVQRGPQAVGNTSCIRKSQVKVENDYITPTEGSISDEASKNNLAYSEPASSCIVTLAKVRVGATMLLEVTVINYRRGLVFCGTSQVHWCVQV from the exons ATGTGTGACCACTCGGCGGTGTGTTTGCAGGATCCGCTAGAGATGGAACAACTGCTGCCACTGGAAATATGGGAGACGATCCTGAAAAAATTACCGTCACCAGATCTTCTACGAGCCTCCACCGTCTGTCGTCAGTGGAGACATCTAGCGAGAAG AGTATGCCGTGAGAGATGTCACCGCTTACCAGCACGTCTTCTGGCTGAACTAACACATGAGTATTATAACACTCATATCCCCACTTGCACAGTACCTCCAACATCATTAAATAACAACAATGAGATTGTAACTGATG ACGAGTTGATGACATCACAGACTGAGTATCAAGACAGAGTCCAGGAACCTGACTGGTTAGATATTAATAGAATGTTGATGCAGACTGCTGTAACAGCATGTGCAGAAGActgcctggtgatgcagcagttACAACAGGTGACACATCTTGCAACAGCAG GagattttgtggtggtggtgtctcacAGTAGGGAGAAGAACGTAAGTATCATAAGGATAGTTGGAAAGACTGGGCAAGAGTGCTGTATGCTATGCATCAATGACAGAATTCTCAAG GTTTGTGTTATGGAGATGCCAGAAACTCCTTCAATCCTGGCAGTGTGTGTAAATAAAGATTTGAGGTGTTACATGGTGGGGCCACAACTGAACTcactcacaccacttactgtgaGCCCTGAACTCTCTGTTGACTCCAGACTATG CTGTGATGGGTATACCATGGTAGTTTCCCAAATGGTGGATGAACATCATCTCTCCATCTATCGAGCAAGTCTCCTAACTGAACAGGGGCATGTTGAACTTTGTCACGAAGGACGCATCAAGACAAGTTCTCCACCAGTCTACTGGGATCTTTGGAATGGATTT GTGACTACTGTAGTTTCAGCTGGCCATGTTGTCTCATACACCCTGTCAGGGAACCTGGTTGCTGAGTCACCACTGTATAAGGATCTCCGCTACCCCAATCCTACACTGCTAGCCCGAGGTCTTATTTTTGCATCTACCATTACATCTAGAACACTTTTAT TCTATTGGCACATGGATCGTGGACGGGACTATTGGCTGGTGGGTGAGAGTGTCTTGACAAGCTGGGTACAGAGAGGTCCACAGGCAGTTGGTAACACAAGTTGTATTAGAAAAAGTCAAGTCAAAGTTGAAAATGATTATATAACTCCAACAGAAGGAAGCATCAGTGATGAAGCAAGCAAAAATAATCTTGCATATTCTGAG CCAGCTAGCAGTTGCATAGTGACACTAGCAAAGGTGCGGGTAGGAGCAACAATGTTGCTAGAGGTGACTGTAATAAACTACAGGCGAGGCCTTGTCTTCTGTGGTACCAGTCAAG ttcattggtgtGTCCAGGTTTAG
- the LOC139754068 gene encoding uncharacterized protein isoform X1, which translates to MCDHSAVCLQDPLEMEQLLPLEIWETILKKLPSPDLLRASTVCRQWRHLARRVCRERCHRLPARLLAELTHEYYNTHIPTCTVPPTSLNNNNEIVTDDELMTSQTEYQDRVQEPDWLDINRMLMQTAVTACAEDCLVMQQLQQVTHLATAGDFVVVVSHSREKNVSIIRIVGKTGQECCMLCINDRILKVCVMEMPETPSILAVCVNKDLRCYMVGPQLNSLTPLTVSPELSVDSRLCCDGYTMVVSQMVDEHHLSIYRASLLTEQGHVELCHEGRIKTSSPPVYWDLWNGFVTTVVSAGHVVSYTLSGNLVAESPLYKDLRYPNPTLLARGLIFASTITSRTLLFYWHMDRGRDYWLVGESVLTSWVQRGPQAVGNTSCIRKSQVKVENDYITPTEGSISDEASKNNLAYSEPASSCIVTLAKVRVGATMLLEVTVINYRRGLVFCGTSQGHLLLYKILTDDKASDLKINWAVMESYVPSLCLSVTSRPVSRLAAYFRNSDIVVAISDREGNCFVLSLPNIHFASEE; encoded by the exons ATGTGTGACCACTCGGCGGTGTGTTTGCAGGATCCGCTAGAGATGGAACAACTGCTGCCACTGGAAATATGGGAGACGATCCTGAAAAAATTACCGTCACCAGATCTTCTACGAGCCTCCACCGTCTGTCGTCAGTGGAGACATCTAGCGAGAAG AGTATGCCGTGAGAGATGTCACCGCTTACCAGCACGTCTTCTGGCTGAACTAACACATGAGTATTATAACACTCATATCCCCACTTGCACAGTACCTCCAACATCATTAAATAACAACAATGAGATTGTAACTGATG ACGAGTTGATGACATCACAGACTGAGTATCAAGACAGAGTCCAGGAACCTGACTGGTTAGATATTAATAGAATGTTGATGCAGACTGCTGTAACAGCATGTGCAGAAGActgcctggtgatgcagcagttACAACAGGTGACACATCTTGCAACAGCAG GagattttgtggtggtggtgtctcacAGTAGGGAGAAGAACGTAAGTATCATAAGGATAGTTGGAAAGACTGGGCAAGAGTGCTGTATGCTATGCATCAATGACAGAATTCTCAAG GTTTGTGTTATGGAGATGCCAGAAACTCCTTCAATCCTGGCAGTGTGTGTAAATAAAGATTTGAGGTGTTACATGGTGGGGCCACAACTGAACTcactcacaccacttactgtgaGCCCTGAACTCTCTGTTGACTCCAGACTATG CTGTGATGGGTATACCATGGTAGTTTCCCAAATGGTGGATGAACATCATCTCTCCATCTATCGAGCAAGTCTCCTAACTGAACAGGGGCATGTTGAACTTTGTCACGAAGGACGCATCAAGACAAGTTCTCCACCAGTCTACTGGGATCTTTGGAATGGATTT GTGACTACTGTAGTTTCAGCTGGCCATGTTGTCTCATACACCCTGTCAGGGAACCTGGTTGCTGAGTCACCACTGTATAAGGATCTCCGCTACCCCAATCCTACACTGCTAGCCCGAGGTCTTATTTTTGCATCTACCATTACATCTAGAACACTTTTAT TCTATTGGCACATGGATCGTGGACGGGACTATTGGCTGGTGGGTGAGAGTGTCTTGACAAGCTGGGTACAGAGAGGTCCACAGGCAGTTGGTAACACAAGTTGTATTAGAAAAAGTCAAGTCAAAGTTGAAAATGATTATATAACTCCAACAGAAGGAAGCATCAGTGATGAAGCAAGCAAAAATAATCTTGCATATTCTGAG CCAGCTAGCAGTTGCATAGTGACACTAGCAAAGGTGCGGGTAGGAGCAACAATGTTGCTAGAGGTGACTGTAATAAACTACAGGCGAGGCCTTGTCTTCTGTGGTACCAGTCAAG GTCATCTGCTTCTGTACAAGATCTTGACTGACGACAAGGCATCTGATCTAAAGATAAACTGGGCAGTTATGGAGTCTTATGTACCCtctctttgtttgtctgtgaCTTCCCGTCCAGTCTCAAGATTAGCAGCATACTTTCGAAACAGTGACATAGTTGTGGCTATTTCTGACAGGGAAGGAAATTGCTTTGTACTTTCTCTTCCAAATATTCATTTTGCATCAGAAGAATGA